In a genomic window of Numenius arquata chromosome 5, bNumArq3.hap1.1, whole genome shotgun sequence:
- the GPR119 gene encoding glucose-dependent insulinotropic receptor, producing MASSATGAILAVLASLIITANVLVAIALLRLIHKSGSKGLYFVLNLAVADAMVGFTVVGLVIDEFSQPFYPPQIFCVLRMAFVTSSSAASILSLIMVACDRHLAIRKPFHYFQMVTGLRVGVRLVGLWLVAATVGFLPVFTPAFQKTPDVRQPKCSFFSVFHPAYMLSVFCAGFFPALFLFLYLYCDMLKIAAVHVRHIREVEQAGLAGGCPPSRTTSDMKAMRTVAILIGCFTLSWLPFFIASIVQTVCPGSFPYKVIENYLWLLGLGNSLLNPLLYSLWKKEVRQQLSQLAAGLKSRVLLRLGNGRRFPGRGTKSLPTVSRLRLQD from the coding sequence ATGGCCAGCTCGGCCACGGGAGCCATCCTCGCTGTGTTGGCTTCGCTCATCATCACTGCCAACGTGCTGGTGGCCATCGCCCTCCTTCGCCTCATCCACAAGAGCGGCTCCAAGGGGCTCTATTTTGTCCTTAACCTCGCCGTTGCGGATGCCATGGTTGGCTTCACCGTCGTGGGGCTGGTCATCGATGAGTTTTCCCAGCCCTTTTATCCTCCCCAGATCTTCTGCGTCCTGAGGATGGCTTTCGTCACCTCCTCTTCTGCTGCCTCTATCCTCTCCCTGATCATGGTGGCGTGCGACAGGCACCTGGCCATCAGGAAGCCCTTCCACTATTTCCAGATGGTGACGGGCCTGCGGGTCGGGGTGCGCTTGGTGGGGCTCTGGCTGGTTGCTGCCACCGTTGGCTTCCTCCCGGTCTTCACCCCGGCCTTCCAGAAGACACCCGACGTTCGCCAACCGAAGTGCTCCTTCTTCAGCGTCTTCCACCCTGCCTACATGCTCTCCGTCTTCTGCGCTGGTTTCTTCCCtgccctctttctcttcctttaccTCTACTGCGACATGCTGAAGATCGCCGCGGTGCACGTGCGGCACATCCGGGAggtggagcaggcagggctggcggggggctGCCCCCCGTCCCGCACCACCAGTGACATGAAGGCCATGCGCACCGTCGCCATCCTCATCGGCTGCTTCACGCTCTCCTGGCTGCCCTTCTTCATCGCCAGCATCGTCCAGACCGTCTGCCCCGGCTCCTTCCCCTACAAAGTCATCGAGAACTACCTCTGGCTGCTGGGGCTTGGCAACTCCCTCCTCAACCCCCTGCTCTACTCCCTCTGGAAGAAGGAGGTGcggcagcagctctcccagctggcTGCAGGCCTGAAGAGCAGGGTCCTCCTTCGCCTGGGGAACGGCCGCCGCTTCCCGGGCAGAGGCACCAAGTCTCTCCCTACCGTGTCCCGCCTGCGGCTGCAGGACTGA